CAGTAAGGGAAGGAGTAAATGGAATACCTGCATTGTGTGCCTTATTGTGTGCCTTCTGCCTGATTTTTGTATACGCTGCAAAGGGTTAAAGATACCCACTCTGCCGCGCTAATTTTGATTCAGCCGcgtaaattcaattttttcacACTTTTAGGGGGCAGATCCGTCTTTATctaattacatttaaaaaaataccaaatttgtGATGGTAAATGTCGGCCCATATCTAAAACACTGAATTACAGCATATGTCCACCAATTTGGTGGGTCCTACAATATCAATTCTAAAGCAGATTTATGTAGGACATCCCATTTAAAATACACTGAACAAGTCCTAAATGTTTTGGAAGGAATACTAAAAGGAAAGCTTTGAGGGGAGAAAATGGGGCATGATGCAGCCAAAACCAACGGATATATATTTGAATTGTCAATCTCACTTCTATTTCCGTGTTTACATCTTTTGTTCCTTATGATGAATAATATTGCTGCTAGCGCAGTTGGCAatggaggggcagatcttgttTCAATGAGTCTGAGTTCGAATCCCACTACTGTTGTGTAGTTGCTTTAAGgtctcccccttaacgggctactacgtaccctgattgaaccccctcacatgatgtcgggccggagtgtaTGGGGcattgggagatgggcttctggcagccagtgggttaaggcctccTCCTTAACGGGCTACTACGTACTCTGATTGAACCCCTCAtatgatgtcgggccggagtgtggggaCCGCCAAGGTGACGCCTTTTTGCTGCAATGAATAATACTGCTGCTACTTCTTTTGCTTTTAAACAAATCGTATTGCAAAGTCCATTATAGTTCTGGGCTTCTGCaatctttcttcttctcaaagGCTCTTCTTAGATATATCAGCATTTAACACATAAACTCATGCTAATCATAGTTAAGTTAAGTTGGCGCTGGGCAAATCAAGAGTTTATGCACATTGGTGAAAATTGTTGTATACGCCAAATCAGGCAAATATGACGGATGATGGAAAAATAACTAACACAACAAGCATGTTGTTTTGCTCGATAACTTTCGAtttctataaaaatcaaaatatttttttttttcattttgatataTTCCATAAAATTAGTCGATTTATATTTTAGGTAAGTTTTTCTCTATGAAGTGAGTCTCATTCTCCAATAACAGTACTCcaattacttttttatctatctcTTTCATACTTGACCAATTTTGCATTAGAAGTGTATTGTTCTCAAAGTCTCTATATACAGTAATATTGACATcttgataaataaaatttataatttgcaaaattaaaatgaaacataaatatattcataaatttttaaagggatattggtctctaaaatcaCGAACTTtgtctaaaatttgatatttcccatgaactttgaaattggtctataatatcacaaactttgcattttgtttggtatttcccaaactcattcaaataagatattttcatcaaaattttattttacgtaggtaaccgtgatacgttttatgatattttaaataactttttgatttatgatattttaaataacTTTTTGAGTTTATAACATGTAGGATAAACAGTTCCGTTGAAAACCacgttgatttaattgtgtcaagtatgataaaatgcctcgtaagttagtcaaatatacTAATAGACAAGctgtgggaaataccaaacaaagtgtaaagtttgtgatattatatatcaattttaaagttcatgacAAATACCAAATTTTTAGCAAAGTTAATAGTTTTAGACAccaatttcttattttaaaaacaTGTTTTATACTCCATTTTCCTTACTATATTGCCCTTACTCCTCTCGTCTCCTCCGAATTTCGAATACAGTTAGTTCCCTGCACAAGCTATTCTTCAATAACCACGACACAACACAACACGCTGCTTTTTCAGGTTTTATTTCTCCCAATCTTCAATCACTACGTATATGATCTTTCTCAATCGCTGTTTGTGATTTCCTGTTAGCATTAATTCAGGTCTCATGGTGTGTATCTCGAGTTGGAGTATCACCTCTGATAATTAAACAGCGAAAATTCACGCATAATTATTGAATAATCTTCAAATGATGCTTTACATTAGTACTAGAATTAATTAACCGCGATTGCATTTAGAATCACTGTGGTTCCATTACGAATTTAAAGCATGGTGGAAAATTTCGTTTTTGATGCAGGAAAATGAGTAAATCAGCATTGCCCCTGCAATGTGTGCGTGGGTCGGAGAAGCAGGTGATCAAGAAGGAAGCTTTGGTTAAGCTTCTGCGGTGGCATTTTGGTCATTCTGATTTCCGAGGGAACCAGTTGGAAGCCATTCAAGCTGTTCTATCAGGTCCCTATAGTTAGGCTTATCTAAAATGCCTCATACTATGTATAATGTGTGCTTGTTTGTTTTCTGATGGACCTCTGTTTGGGGATATGATCAGTGTTTTCACTGTTAATGCCGTATGCGAAGCTCACTTTGTAATTGTAGTATACCATTGCCTATGCTGCAGGTAGAGATTGCTTTTGTCTGATGCCGACTGGCGGAGGAAAGTCACTTTGTTATCAGATCCCTGCCCTTGCAAAGCCAGGGATTGTGCTTGTTGTTAGTCCATTGACAGGTAAATATGACCTGTATTGTTTATTTCTGATATACTATGAAAATTATGCTGCACAAGTTCTGCTTTTGTAAATTTCAGGACATTTGATGGCAGTAActacattttcttttattgtcaGCCCTTATGGTGAGTAGACTCGTCTATATATCTTGTTGTTTTGAAATAATCTTCAAATGCAATTCTTTTGGTTTCGTTGTTCAGTAAAGCATTTTTTATCCCTCAGGAGAATCAAGTGATGGCTCTGAAAGAAAAAGGGATTGCTGTTGAATATCTCTCTTCAACTCAGACTGTCAAAGTCAAGAATAAGGTATTAAAACCATCTTGTTTAAGTAGTACTGGGAGTGAAGCAGGTAGGTTTCATTTGCCAATAGTTTTTGTTGTACTTCTTTGAAGGATCAAGCGAAATTTAGTTGCTTGATTAACATTTTATAGTCACGCCACAGATAACCATTATATTGTGAAAAGTAGTTGTTACTTGGTGGTGAACTTCAGTGTTTACTGTAAAAGAGGATTATGAACATTTTCTAGGTGAAGAATGTTTCTACAAGTTCATTTTCCATCTTTTTGACAACCCTACATGTTTGATATTGTTTATTATTGATGTACAGATCTATGAAAACCTTGAATCTGGAAAGCCATCTTTGCAACTATTGTATGTTACACCAGAACTGATTGCCACATCAGGATTTATGTCAAAGTTGATGAAGATTCATGGCAGAGGATTGCTAAATCTTATAGCAATTGATGAGGTCTGAAATCACACAACCCTTGGAGCATCTCATACAAATGCTTCTAAAGTAAACACATAAGTTTATCTTTTCGTaattaataaagaaaatgaTTTTACTTACATGTTCAATTATTGTTAGGCACATTGCGTATCAACATGGGGCCATGATTTCAGGTTACTTTTCAAACTTCAACTTGTATCTCCTACTCTGCTCTTTTATTGAAGCACCCTTTCTTGTGATTTATCCACCGTTTCTATGTAGGGCTGAGCATGAGTTAAGCTGAGCTGTTCAGCTTGTTTAAGTTTTGGCTTGAGCTCAATTCAAGCTTGAATTTAGTTCATTCAAACTAATTTCTAAACAGTTAATCACACAATTTCCTTGAGCTTGATTCGTAGATGCTTTGTCTATCCTCTTAAATAAGCCTACTTTGAGATTGGTTTCTGAAGCTCATAAACAAGTTTGAGATTGAGCTATATAATCATACGAAATATGACACCCAATTTAAATGCATAAAATGGGTAACAATGAACTAACGAACCAATGAGCCAATTACTCTTCTTGTCAAGATACAGATTGATCTTCTAATTAGTTTTCCTCTTTATATTTCTTGGTTTGTGGAGAGACAAATAGCTTAAAACAGGTTAATTCATTTGTATACTTTTCCCCTTGGTTCTAGGCACAGTAACTCAACTTTTCATTCTACAACATCCATTTTAAGAGTCAATGAATTGTTAATTATTACGTTTTTCTTTAAACCCgtctaattttagaaatttcgTAATATGTTCCACTTAGAGTCATGACATTAAGTTCATAGTTCAGGTTATGCATTCAAGGTCTTTGAAATGCAGGTAACTAGTGTACAAAGGTCCTCCATATATAATATAAGTTCGTTTATACATACTGCTTCTGCACCTCAACTTGTCTATATAAaatcatttcatttttctaattaattaaaaacttCATATGCACTTCTGACTCTCATCAATATGACGTTGATGTATTTAGATGCATAGTAGTAGTCTCCTCGCCTCTCctaaattattttctctttatgcATGTATGCATGTTTATTTTATCtgtatgcatgcatgcatgGTTGTATACGCACCTCACTGATAGCTTGTGAGTAGAGCTGaactgttatggtgttgacTTATCCAGGCCAAGCTACAGAAAGCTTTCTTCTCTGAGGAATAATTTGCCTGGCATACCAGTTCTAGCATTGACAGCAACAGCTGTTCCCAAGTGAGTTGCAACAGAACATTCTTTGAGTGGAAACAGGAAGTTTTTTCTATTAAGATTACTAATGCTTTATAATCATTTTAAATGATTTCAGATAACCAAGTTGCTATAATTTGTTCTCAGATACTATTCGTGTTCGTTAAGTTTTTGGGATACTTAATGAAAACTAGAATCTCTGCTTTTTTAGTCACATTTATATATATCTATGGAGTTTAGCTTTCTTGTCCGATTTGAAGATATATTTTCAAAGCAAAGGCGGAACCTTTATAGCAGATTTGGTACTTCTTCAGGGTTCAGGAGGACGTGATAAAGTCCTTGTCTTTGCAAAAACCTCTTGTTCTGAAGTCATCATTCAATCGTCCAAATATTTATTATGAAGGTTTGCTCCCTGCAGCTTGATTTTATATGCTGACCTTATCTCTGTCTTGACTCTTCTATCATCGCCTAACAATTCCATATAACTTCTTTATTCGGAGGGGATATACATAGATATATATTATACTATATATAACAATAAGGTATAACAAATGTTCATATGCACATCATTTAGTCAAATATCCAATCCATTGACATTGACTCAGTTTTCTTTTGGACAAACAAAATCCAGAATCTTGCAAAAGTAGTCACATGATGTTAATTATTAATTGTGATTCCATATGATAAAAGCTAGTTTTGGATGGTGGTGCTTCTAAACATGATTATTAACTGCCTAGATCTTGAAAGTAAGAGTTATGTCAACTCTGACATGTCTCATTTTTCATCATGCAGTTCGCTATAAAGATCTGATGGATGATCCATATTCTGATATTTGCAATTATCTGAAATCATGTGGAAATGTTTGTGCAATTGTTTATTGCCTTGAGCGGACAGCTTGTGATGATCTGGCAGTCCACCTATCTGCACAAGGAATTCCTTGTTCTGGTATTGGAACTGTTTTCTCAACTTGTTCTTGAAGTATCACTTACGCATGATTTTCCCAAATGAATTTCTTTTTCCTCCACTTGCAGCATATCACGCAGGATTGAACAGTAATGTCCGGAGTTCTGTCTTGGATGACTGGATCTCCTCTAGAACACAAGTAGTTGTGGCTACTGTAGCTTTTGGGTATGCTCTTCTCACTTTCTTTCCACCCTTTTTTACCTTttatatgtgtgtatttggtTTCCTTTCAAAATTATTTGTTATTTACCATTTTACTGTTATACACTCTCTCTTTCCCACTAacaattagggatgtcaatgtaacccgaacccgcgggccggcccgaataacccgataaaaatacagggttagggttgtaatttcgcagcccgaatttaaaatcgggccattcgggctgacccgttcgggttgtcgggttgacccgttcgggttacgggtaggcccgtcgggttgaaggcttctgcacagcgagcagtttttgtaacggtcataactttctctacaaagctccgattgaggcgtgcaatatatccacgcgaagctctttcgaagacgaagagaatgatatgtattataggtttatcagacttcaaaatcgagagaaacattgactcaaacaaggctgctgcacatccacatattttgtgtacattttctaatcaatgttctatcatttctcaacaaacatataaacatactaaaatatagaaatataatcaaaatcatccaagacaaccctctaaaatcatgcaaaatccaaatacgccaaccgactatataagatcacgaaaaaaatcaccatttggttcatggattcataaatactcgtatataaaagctttcttttagtatatttccaatataatagtgcaaagtgtttgacgccgcttcgtcattgaattatgcgtactttgatgattcttaaaacaaagataaattattatttgacttatttacagctgaaataaattaaatttgaccaatcataattcaagaaaacttagagttactccaattagctagcatcttgataatttactctttaacaattcaaaatatttttgttacatctacgatgcaactctcacgttatgaaaattttatttaattttctacgaattgatttatgtttgaattttgaaacaaagtgttgatttatgttttaaatacataaacataaatatactattgatagatattctgtaaataattatgtaatgaataagttatttaaatttaaataacttaatcttttttaaaaatattaaagaaaattaaaaatatgtatttcattgttgaatgattaattaaaaatatgtatataattaaagaaaatttaaaacacgtattatttttgaaaatattaaaagaattaaaaatacgcattggcccgaataacccggtgggttagcccgaaacccgaagggttagggttagggtcgaacttttataacccgaaaaaatcataacccgaatagcccgtacccaaacggcccgacaacccgaacgggttggcccgaacccgaacgggttggcccgattgacatccctactaaCAATGACTCAAAACTTTTGGGCTCATGTATTTAGTAGAGTTAAAAGTAGTGTAAAGGTCTGCGAGTAATATATGTTATTTAAAGTTGTATGTCTAATAAAGGCGTTTTAAGAAGGAAACAAGCCATTATCAATAAGACAGCTCAAAAAGAAAATCAAGCCATTTTAGTGGGGCAGAGGGAGATTTCATGGCTTTAAGGAGAAAATTACTTGGTGCTCGATTTTACTCAAGAAAGCACATAGTATGTAATACTCTCGATCATTAATTGTTGGAAAATATATGGCATGAGTGGTACCTGATACCTATAAGCCTAGATTAGATATGTGATAACTGGCTGCATTCTAAATTTGTTTTAGGGACCAGTGAATATCCACACCAATATTATGATTTGAGTGACCAAAATAGCCCCTTCAGTTGCTGAAAATTGACTAATCTCTTAATTTTGCACATTCACTTTATCAAGTACATTGATCAGGATAAAATATTAGTAAGACTGCAGAATATGGAATGACTATGGTGCTGATATGAGAAATTATGTTATCTCCATATTTTGTTTTAGTGCCTGGAAGAATGCCTTAGCAAGAACTTTATGACTCGTCTTTTTCCACCTTTTGGCTTATATTTCCCCAACAGGTTAAGCGAACGCCTCCTAACAATGGATGGTTcatgcatttctttttttttggaagCATTTCTTGGTTAGATATAGCTCTTACTAGATCATATATATCTaccaatttatttaaaaagttagtatttgatcacacacctATGATTGTTTAGTGTAAAAGATCGATGGAGTACTACTTTTGGTTAATAGTTTaccttttaaattttaaatttcttacAACTTTTATTGTACATTGTATAGTGGTGTAAACCTTTAAATATGTTGTCATTTTTATTGACATCGAGTGGGAAACACAAGGtttctctaagagcatccgcaatggcggacttccgcgTGGAATTCCACGGACGTCCCGAAATTCTGTcacggacgtccgccattaggcgtgcccgccacggatacggaattgggTTGAGGAGGCGTTAAGCGGAATTCCGCAGGGACGTCCGACATTGCGTCGactcccgcggaattccgctttatttcatttttttaattacgtaaattttttacttccggaaattatttaatttgtgaatttgtaatttttttttattgtgggaattccttttggaattccgccactgtgcagtgagaagtccgtatgacgtggtagtgcagtggaaagtccttatgacgtgacagaatgtgtttttgggaatttcgCGGAGAATttcgccgggacatccgcaccactgcggatgccgtAAGAGGACAAATAGGTACTATTTCATTTCGCTATTGTAAATCATATGCATTTCGCTTTGGCCGGGCAGCGAAGCGGATCCCCTGCGGCCATGTTTTCCATCAAGACTGCATTTTGCACTGGCTCACCCTTATCTATTCCTGTCCCTTGTGCCGCCAAAGCTGCCCGCCGCCGGGGACTACTTCTTCTCATTGACTTCCGGCCTCGTCTCACTTGcttttaatatatctttaattagcccttttttctcttcaattttGCTTTATAAAGTGTCTAACAATGGATGGTTcatgcatttcttttttttggaagCATTTCTTGGTTAGATATAGCTCTTACTAGATCATATATATctactaatttatttaaaaagttagtatttgatcacacacctATGGTTATTTTTATTGATATCGAGTGGGAAACACAAGGTTTCTCTAAGAGGACAAATATGTACTATTTCATTTCGCTATTGTAAATCATATGCATTTCATATCATTATACATTTATAAAAGTTAATCATCAAATTAAACTTCAAGTTATCGTGAGTTTATGATTTATCAATTACTATcctaaattattataaataatattttaatcttGAACTGTTAATTAACATGGCTAGTAAGACTCATGTCATACGATATTAAGTTTTACAAAAACTTATAAATATCACTTTTAACCATCaaactatttttatattatcaattatataccaagaaattttgaatatttttaaccTCAAGCTTAGGCAACGTTGCATATCGGGTTGCTACAATGTACTATTAAACACTTGTTTAAAAAACTTAGGTGGCAAAAATAAAGTTGTTTTTGCAAAATTATTGAGCACATCAGTGGCGGATCAGGGGTCCAGATCCCCCCTCTGCGGCCGACGGGTACCATGGACCCGATCGTAAATTTTCCATCGTCGCCCCTTCCGTTTGCTTCCGATATCGAACCAAGGAAAAAGGAAATCGCCCAAACCAAATAGAAATTTGATGAATATCAAATTATGGTGTGAATATTCGTGACCGTATTCGTAGAGAATAAGTAGCTAAAGTCCCTTGTCAACCAAAAGGTCACAATTTTCTAAAAACACATCAAAGAAATGACAATTGAAACAAAGATCATGATTGGCTTCAGTATAGTGCCTTGAAAGATGCTGAATATTGCTTCTATTAATAGCAATATTGATGGGTTTTCTACTTGGAAAAAGCTCTTGAAAAATTCAAAGGTCATGTTGGAGATAAGAGTAGGTCACGCAACAAAGCTAGAAAAGAATATGAATTGTTTTTAATCAAAGACAGAGTGTCAGTTGTTCGTAAAGGTATTATagcaaaaaaagaaagagtatcGAGTTCATTTGATAACAACTCTTTATATCAAGGTTTTTCTTTTAGTAGACATGATGAGTCATCTATTTCATTAAATACAGACAATTTATTTGAGTTATTACAATGGTATGGTTTGAGGAATGATGAAGTTCGGAAAATGATTAGAAAAATGCTACGGGAAATAATCAAATGATACCTccgttaatttaaaaaaaaagtagttaGTGGTTGTGAAGTTAAAACCACCCATATTGAGAGAATTTAGAGATTGATTCTTTTTTATCATAGTTGATGAGTCATGGGATTGCTCAATAAATGAACAAATGAAAATTGTTATAAGATTTGTGAATGAGAAtggagagataataaaatatttttagccCTTGttcatattaaaaaattatactatcaATTTGTTTAAAAGAGACCAATGATAATGTATATGCTAAGTTTTTAGTTATATTTGTCAAGAGTGAAAGACCAAGATAATGATAGAGTATCAAACATGAAAATGagcataatttgtttaaaaatcaagaaacttCTTTTAAGAGATCAGGTGACACCCTCATGTTTGATGCTCGATCATATCCTCGGGCTCTCACGACATGGACAACTCAAACTTAGCAGATACAGAATCAATAGttttttttcaaacaaattGATGTAGTTTCTTTAACATGAATAACAGTTAAAAATctttttattatctcttcattcTCGTTCACAAATCTTATAACAATTGTCATTTGCTCCTTTTTGAGCAACCCCATGAGTCATCAACTACGATAGAAAAGAATCGATCTACAAGTTCTCTCAATATTTCAAGTGTGGTTTCAACTACACAAACACTAACCACATCTTTCTGAATTGACAACgatatcatttaattatttccgGGAGCATTTTCAATATCAATTTACAAACTTCATCATTCATCAAACCGTACGATTGTAACGACTCAAGAAAATTGTCTTTATTTAAAGAAGTATATGACTCGTCATGTCCCTTAAAAGGCaaactttttaaaaaagaaaatgaataaaattaagAGTGTAGTTAAACGAACCTGATATGCTTTCTCTTTTGTTGTAATACCTCTACTGACAACATAAGTTACATTCTATCTTTGATtcgaaaatgtttcattttttattctaGCTTTATTGCGTGAACTACTTTTATCTCCGATATGAGTTACGAATTTTTCAAGTGATATTTGTTAATTAGAAAACTCATCAGTAGTAAGGCTTCACCCTAATGCCACAAAATCACgattgaaaagaaaataatagaaACAATATGCAACTATCTTTCGATGCACTATATATTCAAGTCAATTAATGTCTTTATACCGAACATCTCTAAAACATCTATtggtttttcttgtttttgaaAAATTGTGAGCTTGGTTCTTTAGCTACATATTCTCTATAAATAGTGTTTTTAGCTACATTTTCTCTATAAATACGGTCATGAATATTAACACCagaatttgttattaatgcacTGTATATTTTACTATTCATGTACCATTGGGCTTGATTTTATTTAGGATGGTTCAAGTTACTTGAATTTGGTTGGGCAACATAGACTTTTTATTGTTGGGTTTAGATTTAATATAGTTTGGACTTGTGACAAATCGATCCAGAATAATATCAGCCGATTTCCATCTCATTCGGGCATGCAAATGGAATGGCTACCATGGAAGAGTTTGTggtttgaaaaatatttttatagttCATGATATAACTGATAGttgaaatttaaaatgataTTGATCATATTCTGTCAATTTTATGTGGATTGCACTGGCAATCCGATGATTTCGGTTGCTAGAAAGTTACAACTGACATAAAATCAATAGTTTAAAGTTAGAATATTTATGCTAATTAATGATAAAGTTGAAAAAGCTTATAATTTAACATGATAATTATCCTGCTAGTTCTAGTACATATCTGATTAATTAAGTACAAAAAGCACCGATTTTCAATATCTCGAAATGAAGGGCGAAAGAATGACAGGAAAAATATAGTCAAGGAACAATACTGTCACTTGTACATTATGTTACATTCTTGCTTACCAACTGTCACCTAAAGTCCTAAATGAACAATATTGCCATCTTGATTTTCAAAACTGTCTCATGGATCCCAAAAAACAGAACCAGTTTTGGCTCATGGATGCCATTGACATGAATCTTGGTTCTAAATTTCCACAGCCTCCAAAAGAGAGCCACAGACATCATTTTCAGACTCCAAGTGATCCTTTAGCTGGTTGAGCATCACGTAGATTAGATCAGCACCCTCATGTTTCTTGTCGTCAACCATGAACTCAGAAACGCAACCATCAACTTCAATGGAGCTAACTGCGTTAGTCTTCCTGAGACCACAGTCCTTGATTAGCTTCCTCATCTTCTTCATTTGTTCCCACTGCCGAGCTTCACTAAATATGTTTGATATCAGCACATACAACCCTCCAGCATACGACTCCACCTCTAGTATTTGCTTTAGGACGAGCTTTGCAATCCAAACATTCTGGTGGATTCTGCAAGCACCAAGCAACGTGCCCCAGATAACTATGTCCGGCTTCACTGACATTTCCCCAACCAGCTCAACTGCCTCCTTCAACAACCCTTGCCGCCCAAATATGTCAATCATACAAGCATAATGCTCAATATCGTATTGTATTTTATACACTCGACTCATTTTATTAAAGTAGTATCTCCCAATCTCAACCAGACCACAGTGACAGCAGGAAGAAAGCAATCCGGAGAAGGTAACAGCATCAGGTTGCATCCCACTTGCCTCCATCTCTTGGAAAATCTCAATAGCTCGATATCCAGATCCATGTGAAGCAAGAGCATTGATGATTGTATTCCATGAAACTATATTCTTCTCCGGCATGTTGAGAAAAATTTCCAATGCTTCTTCCACAGAACCACATTTTGAATACATGTCCATGAGGGCATTGCACAGAGTAGCACTAGGTCGCTTGCCATTATCAAGCAAATAGTCGTGCAATTTCTTTCCTTGCACTAAATCACCAAGCTGACTACATGATGAAAGAGCAGTAATCATAGTGGTCTCATCAGGTGTCACACAAGAATCACACATTCTGTAAAACAATTCTAAAGACTCCTTGTAATGTCCGTTTTGATGATAACACGAGATCATCGAGTTCCAGGAAACCACATTTTTAACAGGAATGCAGTTAAAAACTCTCTCAGCCGGTTCAATCAAGCCGTGCTTAGCATATGCACTGACCATGGAAGTCCAAGAAACGACATTCCTGTCAGCCATCCGTATGAAAATTGCCTCAGCCATCTGCAAATCC
This portion of the Salvia splendens isolate huo1 chromosome 10, SspV2, whole genome shotgun sequence genome encodes:
- the LOC121750599 gene encoding ATP-dependent DNA helicase Q-like 3 translates to MSKSALPLQCVRGSEKQVIKKEALVKLLRWHFGHSDFRGNQLEAIQAVLSGRDCFCLMPTGGGKSLCYQIPALAKPGIVLVVSPLTALMENQVMALKEKGIAVEYLSSTQTVKVKNKIYENLESGKPSLQLLYVTPELIATSGFMSKLMKIHGRGLLNLIAIDEAHCVSTWGHDFRPSYRKLSSLRNNLPGIPVLALTATAVPKVQEDVIKSLSLQKPLVLKSSFNRPNIYYEVRYKDLMDDPYSDICNYLKSCGNVCAIVYCLERTACDDLAVHLSAQGIPCSAYHAGLNSNVRSSVLDDWISSRTQVVVATVAFGYALLTFFPPFFTFYMCVFGFLSKLFVIYHFTVIHSLFPTNN
- the LOC121753362 gene encoding pentatricopeptide repeat-containing protein At2g22410, mitochondrial-like, with the protein product MLKFSRQLTVVTHFKHTFPSSLHTSAAPNSSLNFDCLIEKCSSMSHLKALQAQITIRGLAGDAVWVSKLISFAALSASADLQYAQYLFDRIPQPNRHIYNTLIRAFSSRINSDKAISLYLKMSRFGLTPNEFTFPFVLKACAFQKACGEGISLHLQAVKLGFFESYVMIQNGFINFYASCGMIDCAGKVFDLMEFTNLVSWNSMINGYAKIGLWEEAFFLFGGMREDGIEPDGHTFVSLLSVCSRIHDVELGKFVHWYIEINGAPSDTHTKNALLDMYAKCGDLQMAEAIFIRMADRNVVSWTSMVSAYAKHGLIEPAERVFNCIPVKNVVSWNSMISCYHQNGHYKESLELFYRMCDSCVTPDETTMITALSSCSQLGDLVQGKKLHDYLLDNGKRPSATLCNALMDMYSKCGSVEEALEIFLNMPEKNIVSWNTIINALASHGSGYRAIEIFQEMEASGMQPDAVTFSGLLSSCCHCGLVEIGRYYFNKMSRVYKIQYDIEHYACMIDIFGRQGLLKEAVELVGEMSVKPDIVIWGTLLGACRIHQNVWIAKLVLKQILEVESYAGGLYVLISNIFSEARQWEQMKKMRKLIKDCGLRKTNAVSSIEVDGCVSEFMVDDKKHEGADLIYVMLNQLKDHLESENDVCGSLLEAVEI